In Mycobacterium tuberculosis H37Rv, a single window of DNA contains:
- the recC gene encoding exonuclease V subunit gamma RecC (exodeoxyribonuclease V gamma chain(exodeoxyribonuclease V polypeptide). Consists of three subunits; RECB|Rv0630c,RECC and recd|Rv0629c.) — translation MALHLHRAERTDLLADGLGALLADPQPDPFAQELVLVAARGVERWLSQRLSLVLGCGPGRADGVCAGIAFRNPQSLIAEITGTLDDDPWSPEALAWPLLAVIDASLDEPWCRTLASHLGHFATTDAEAELRRGRRYSVARRLAGLFASYARQRPGLLAAWLDGDLGELPGDLAWQPPLWRALVTTVGADPPHVRHDKTIARLRDGPADLPARLSLFGHTRLACTDVQLLDALAVHHDLHLWLPHPSDELWRALAGFQGADGLLPRRQDTSRRAAQHPLLETLGRDVRELQRALPAARATDEFLGATTKPDTLLGWLQADIAGNAPRPAGRSLSDADRSVQVHACHGPARQIDVLREVLLGLLEDDPTLQPRDIVVMCPDIDTYAPLIVAGFGLGEVAGDCHPAHRLRVRLADRALTQTNPLLSVAAELLTIAETRATASQLLNLAQAAPVRAKFGFADDDLDTITTWVRESNIRWGFDPTHRRRYGLDTVVHNTWRFGLDRILTGVAMSEDSQAWLDTALPLDDVGSNRVELAGRLAEFVERLHHVVGGLSGARPLVAWLDALATGIDLLTACNDGWQRAQVQREFADVLARAGSRAAPLLRLPDVRALLDAQLAGRPTRANFRTGTLTVCTMVPMRSVPHRVVCLVGLDDGVFPRLSHPDGDDVLAREPMTGERDIRSEDRQLLLDAIGAATQTLVITYTGADERTGQPRPPAVPLAELLDALDQTTSAPVRERILVTHPLQPFDRKNVTPGALLGAKPFTFDPAALAAAQAAAGKRCPPTAFISGRLPAPPAADVTLADLLDFFKDPVKGFFRALDYTLPWDVDTVEDSIPVQVDALAEWTVGERMLRDMLRGLHPDDAAHSEWRRGTLPPGRLGVRRAKEIRNRARDLAAAALAHRDGHGQAHDVDVDLGDGRRLSGTVTPVFGGRTVSVTYSKLAPKHVLPAWIGLVTLAAQEPGREWSALCIGRSKTRNHIARRLFVPPPDPVAVLRELVLLYDAGRREPLPLPLKTSCAWAQARRDGQDPYPPARECWQTNRFRPGDDDAPAHVRAWGPRAPFEVLLGKPRAGEEVAGEETRLGALAARLWLPLLAAEGSV, via the coding sequence ATGGCGCTTCACCTGCACCGTGCCGAGCGCACCGATCTGCTTGCCGACGGGCTCGGCGCGCTGCTGGCCGATCCCCAGCCCGACCCTTTCGCGCAGGAACTGGTGCTGGTCGCTGCCCGCGGCGTGGAACGCTGGCTGAGCCAACGGCTTTCGCTCGTGTTGGGCTGCGGGCCGGGCCGCGCCGACGGGGTGTGCGCCGGCATCGCGTTCCGCAATCCGCAGTCCCTGATCGCCGAGATCACCGGCACCCTCGACGACGACCCGTGGTCGCCGGAAGCCCTGGCGTGGCCGCTGCTGGCGGTGATCGACGCCAGCCTCGACGAACCGTGGTGCCGCACGCTGGCATCCCACTTGGGGCACTTCGCGACGACCGATGCCGAGGCGGAGCTGCGCCGCGGCCGGCGCTATTCGGTGGCGCGCCGGCTAGCCGGGCTGTTCGCGTCCTATGCACGCCAGCGTCCCGGGTTGCTGGCCGCTTGGCTGGACGGCGACCTCGGCGAGCTGCCCGGCGACTTGGCCTGGCAACCGCCACTGTGGCGCGCCCTGGTGACCACGGTCGGGGCCGATCCCCCGCATGTCCGCCACGACAAGACCATCGCCCGGCTGCGCGACGGCCCCGCCGACCTGCCGGCTCGGCTTTCGCTGTTCGGCCACACCCGCCTGGCCTGCACCGACGTGCAGCTGCTGGATGCGCTGGCCGTCCACCACGACCTGCACCTGTGGCTGCCGCACCCCAGCGACGAGTTGTGGCGGGCGCTGGCCGGCTTCCAGGGCGCTGATGGCCTGCTGCCGCGGCGGCAGGACACCAGCCGGCGGGCCGCCCAGCACCCGCTGCTGGAAACGCTGGGCCGCGACGTGCGCGAACTGCAGCGCGCGCTGCCCGCCGCCCGGGCCACCGACGAATTCCTTGGTGCCACAACCAAACCCGACACGTTGCTGGGATGGCTGCAAGCCGACATCGCCGGCAACGCGCCGCGACCCGCCGGGCGTAGCTTGTCGGATGCCGACCGATCGGTGCAGGTCCATGCCTGTCACGGCCCGGCGCGGCAAATCGATGTGCTGCGCGAGGTGCTGCTCGGCCTCCTCGAGGACGACCCGACGCTGCAACCGCGCGACATCGTGGTGATGTGCCCCGACATCGACACCTACGCACCGTTGATCGTCGCCGGCTTCGGCCTCGGTGAGGTGGCCGGCGACTGCCACCCCGCACACCGGCTGCGGGTGCGTCTGGCCGACCGCGCCCTGACCCAGACCAATCCGCTGCTCTCGGTGGCCGCCGAACTGCTCACCATCGCCGAAACCCGGGCCACCGCCAGCCAACTGCTCAACCTCGCGCAGGCCGCTCCGGTGCGCGCCAAATTCGGGTTCGCCGACGACGACCTGGACACCATCACCACGTGGGTGCGCGAATCGAACATCCGCTGGGGCTTCGACCCGACGCACCGGCGACGCTATGGCCTCGACACCGTCGTGCACAACACGTGGCGGTTCGGACTCGACCGCATCCTCACCGGGGTGGCCATGTCCGAGGATTCCCAAGCGTGGCTGGATACCGCGCTGCCCCTTGATGACGTCGGCAGCAATCGGGTCGAGCTGGCCGGGAGGCTGGCCGAGTTCGTCGAACGGTTGCATCATGTCGTCGGCGGACTCAGCGGTGCACGGCCGTTGGTCGCATGGCTGGATGCGCTGGCCACGGGGATCGATCTGCTGACCGCCTGTAACGACGGCTGGCAACGCGCGCAGGTGCAGCGGGAGTTCGCCGACGTGCTGGCGCGCGCCGGTTCGCGCGCGGCGCCGCTGTTGCGGCTGCCCGACGTGCGAGCGCTTTTGGACGCGCAGCTGGCCGGGCGCCCGACCCGGGCCAACTTTCGCACCGGCACGCTGACCGTCTGCACGATGGTCCCGATGCGCTCGGTGCCGCACCGGGTGGTGTGCCTGGTGGGTCTGGACGACGGCGTGTTTCCGCGGCTGAGCCATCCCGACGGGGACGACGTGCTGGCCCGAGAACCGATGACGGGTGAACGTGACATCCGTTCGGAGGACCGGCAATTGCTGCTGGACGCGATAGGTGCGGCCACCCAGACCCTGGTGATCACTTACACCGGCGCCGACGAGCGCACCGGGCAACCGCGCCCACCCGCGGTGCCGCTGGCCGAGTTGCTCGACGCGCTCGACCAGACGACGTCAGCGCCGGTGCGTGAGCGGATCCTGGTCACACACCCACTGCAGCCGTTCGACCGGAAGAACGTCACCCCCGGCGCACTGCTGGGCGCCAAGCCGTTCACGTTCGACCCCGCCGCGCTCGCCGCCGCCCAGGCCGCCGCCGGGAAGCGCTGTCCACCAACGGCTTTCATCTCCGGTCGGCTGCCCGCACCACCCGCGGCCGACGTGACGCTGGCGGACCTGCTCGACTTCTTCAAGGATCCGGTCAAGGGGTTCTTCCGGGCGCTGGACTACACGCTGCCCTGGGACGTCGACACCGTCGAGGACTCGATACCGGTCCAGGTCGACGCCTTGGCCGAGTGGACGGTGGGCGAGCGGATGTTGCGCGACATGCTCCGCGGCCTGCACCCCGACGACGCCGCTCACTCCGAATGGCGTCGCGGCACGTTGCCGCCCGGGCGCCTCGGCGTGCGACGGGCGAAGGAAATCCGGAACCGCGCGCGCGATCTGGCGGCCGCCGCGCTGGCGCACCGCGACGGCCACGGCCAGGCGCACGACGTCGACGTCGACCTCGGCGACGGGCGGCGACTGAGCGGCACGGTGACACCCGTGTTCGGCGGGCGCACGGTGTCGGTGACCTACTCAAAGCTGGCGCCCAAGCATGTGTTGCCGGCGTGGATCGGCCTGGTTACGCTGGCCGCCCAAGAGCCTGGCCGCGAGTGGTCGGCGCTGTGCATCGGCCGCAGCAAGACCAGGAACCACATCGCCAGAAGGCTTTTCGTGCCGCCGCCGGACCCGGTGGCGGTATTGCGGGAGCTGGTGTTGCTGTACGACGCCGGCCGGCGCGAACCACTGCCGCTGCCGCTGAAGACGTCCTGCGCGTGGGCCCAGGCACGCCGAGACGGCCAAGACCCCTACCCGCCCGCCCGCGAATGCTGGCAGACCAACAGGTTCCGGCCGGGCGACGACGACGCGCCCGCCCACGTGCGAGCCTGGGGCCCGCGCGCACCCTTCGAGGTGTTGCTCGGCAAGCCCCGCGCGGGCGAAGAGGTCGCCGGGGAAGAGACCCGGCTAGGGGCGCTGGCCGCCCGGCTATGGCTGCCGCTGTTGGCCGCCGAAGGGTCGGTCTGA